The genomic interval AGAGCTGCGAGAAATATCCAACCCAGTGGGTTGTTCCATTTTGGAAAAGCGGAGTTGCCATCGACTAACCCGATGAAAAGTCCTAACACGGCGGAAGCGATGATAACAGTAATGGTGCTGCCTTGGACTTCTTTGGCATCCGGTTTAGACACTCTCTGCCATTCTTGATTGATTCCCTGAATGTAATTTTTAAAACGAGTTATCATAAGATTAAAAGGCAGGCCAGGAGGGATTCGAACCCCCAACATTCGGTTTTGGAGACCGACGCTCTAGCCGTTGGAGCTACTGGCCTGCAAGT from Candidatus Poribacteria bacterium carries:
- the secE gene encoding preprotein translocase subunit SecE, which gives rise to MLGVRIPPGLPFNLMITRFKNYIQGINQEWQRVSKPDAKEVQGSTITVIIASAVLGLFIGLVDGNSAFPKWNNPLGWIFLAALPIVVFFIMRSWENQPQSSREAESEGIDGNRKVIAATVACIPLIAVLVSQYVLNNSLEGFGMAFLRTLFIR